A genomic window from Candidatus Eisenbacteria bacterium includes:
- a CDS encoding DUF4157 domain-containing protein, which yields MSPRQRVRAPSRSKTAVEPSPPGPVVAPPIVNHALQSTGRGLDSETRRPMEAFFGRDLSQVRVHTDEEAEASARAVGAMAYTVGPHVVFAAGQYQPRKVEGRGLIAHELAHVDQQGGVGVAGATDLPIVVAPANDGSEADALAAGRGITSAERGSPTRRPASWHGASARPLLQRYGT from the coding sequence ATGAGCCCTCGGCAACGGGTGCGAGCGCCATCACGATCGAAGACAGCGGTGGAGCCTAGTCCGCCCGGTCCGGTCGTCGCGCCGCCGATCGTGAATCATGCATTGCAGTCGACCGGGCGAGGCCTCGACTCCGAGACACGGAGACCGATGGAGGCCTTCTTCGGCCGGGACCTGAGCCAGGTCCGGGTTCACACCGATGAGGAGGCCGAGGCGTCCGCGAGAGCGGTTGGCGCCATGGCGTACACGGTCGGCCCCCATGTCGTGTTCGCCGCGGGGCAATACCAGCCACGGAAGGTCGAAGGACGTGGCCTGATCGCGCACGAGCTCGCACACGTTGATCAGCAGGGGGGAGTCGGGGTTGCGGGTGCCACCGACCTACCGATTGTCGTTGCGCCGGCGAACGACGGCAGCGAAGCCGACGCTCTCGCCGCGGGGCGGGGCATCACGAGTGCCGAGCGGGGCAGCCCGACCAGACGGCCCGCTAGTTGGCATGGGGCCAGCGCACGACCGCTCCTTCAACGTTACGGAAC